Proteins from a single region of Abyssalbus ytuae:
- a CDS encoding cation:proton antiporter: MLELGGIVILGILAQWVAWRFKIPAILPLILIGLAVGPLFTLISENGEKLIEPVWSEEKGYGLFPGEMLFNFVSLAISVILFEGSLTLKRNEVLNVGPVIIKLITAGTIITFICAGIASHFLFNLTWSISFLFAALIIVTGPTVIAPILRNIPLKKDVSAVLKWEGILIDPIGAVAAVLMFEFISIGQGQEYTQQALIEFGKTVIIGFSIGFSAAYALYFAIKRNTVPHYLLNVIALSSVLGVFILSEQFAHESGLLSVVVMGMVLGNIDLPNIKELLYFKESLSVLLISILFILLAANIDMEDLQLIYNWNTLILFGIVVFIIRPFGVLVSTQGSGLKLNEKLFISWVGPRGIVAAGIASLFGTRLALEGEPGAEYITPLVFVIVLGTVLLNATTARLFAKISGVFLNESNGILIVGASNMARLVAKYLQKNERHVVLIDSNKENIEKAKAMDLDALEANIFSEDLSDNPELSDIGYLLALTGSVEVNKHAISRFKNQLGENGTFRLITPEEMKNPDNLPLEILFSKKDDYINLIEVARDYPKINEVPLQSKAHFLKEIAKLNEEKEAVPLFIKDNEGTIHIIASYTDHMKIEEGFQLVYLGKPPELI; encoded by the coding sequence ATGCTTGAACTTGGGGGAATCGTTATATTAGGAATTTTAGCCCAATGGGTTGCATGGAGATTTAAAATTCCTGCAATTTTACCGTTAATATTAATTGGATTGGCAGTAGGGCCGCTTTTTACTTTAATTAGCGAAAACGGAGAAAAACTTATTGAACCTGTCTGGAGTGAGGAAAAAGGCTATGGTCTTTTTCCGGGTGAAATGTTATTTAATTTTGTCTCACTTGCCATTAGTGTAATCCTTTTTGAAGGAAGCCTTACATTAAAAAGAAATGAAGTTTTAAATGTGGGCCCGGTAATTATAAAATTGATTACCGCAGGTACCATAATAACCTTTATCTGTGCCGGAATCGCTTCGCATTTTTTGTTTAATCTTACCTGGTCCATTTCTTTTTTATTTGCCGCCCTCATAATTGTTACCGGCCCTACGGTAATTGCACCGATATTAAGAAACATTCCTTTAAAAAAAGATGTTTCGGCCGTACTTAAATGGGAAGGAATTTTAATTGACCCTATAGGAGCTGTAGCAGCTGTATTAATGTTTGAATTTATTTCAATCGGACAGGGGCAGGAATATACACAACAAGCACTTATAGAGTTTGGAAAAACGGTCATTATAGGTTTTTCCATAGGTTTCTCTGCGGCTTATGCTTTATACTTCGCCATTAAAAGAAATACCGTTCCTCATTATTTATTAAATGTAATAGCCCTGTCATCAGTACTGGGGGTTTTCATATTATCCGAACAATTTGCACACGAATCCGGATTATTGTCCGTAGTGGTAATGGGCATGGTGTTAGGTAACATTGATTTGCCCAATATTAAAGAGCTTTTGTATTTTAAAGAATCGTTGAGTGTATTGCTTATTTCAATTTTATTCATATTGCTGGCTGCCAATATTGATATGGAAGACCTCCAACTTATATATAACTGGAACACCCTTATCCTTTTTGGTATAGTAGTGTTTATAATAAGGCCCTTTGGAGTATTGGTAAGCACCCAGGGATCGGGATTAAAACTCAATGAAAAGCTTTTTATCAGCTGGGTAGGCCCCCGGGGTATTGTTGCCGCAGGTATCGCTTCGCTTTTTGGTACCCGGCTGGCATTAGAAGGAGAACCCGGTGCTGAATATATAACTCCGTTGGTTTTTGTAATTGTACTGGGTACTGTTTTACTAAATGCTACTACTGCCAGGTTATTTGCAAAAATATCGGGGGTTTTCTTAAATGAGTCAAACGGAATTTTAATTGTGGGAGCTTCTAATATGGCAAGGCTGGTAGCTAAATATCTGCAAAAAAATGAAAGGCATGTGGTACTCATAGACAGTAATAAAGAAAATATAGAAAAGGCTAAGGCAATGGATCTTGATGCTCTTGAAGCCAACATTTTTTCTGAGGACCTGTCAGATAATCCCGAGTTAAGTGATATAGGCTATCTTTTAGCCTTAACAGGAAGTGTGGAGGTAAATAAACACGCTATCTCCCGTTTTAAAAATCAACTGGGGGAAAATGGTACTTTCAGGCTCATAACTCCCGAAGAAATGAAAAACCCGGATAATCTTCCTCTGGAAATACTCTTTTCTAAGAAAGATGATTATATAAACCTTATAGAAGTAGCCAGGGATTATCCGAAAATAAATGAAGTCCCACTTCAATCAAAGGCCCACTTCTTAAAAGAAATCGCAAAATTAAATGAGGAAAAAGAAGCAGTTCCGTTATTTATTAAAGACAATGAAGGCACTATACATATAATTGCTTCCTATACCGATCATATGAAAATTGAAGAAGGATTTCAGCTTGTGTACCTGGGAAAACCACCGGAATTGATTTAA
- a CDS encoding glycoside hydrolase family 31 protein, producing the protein MILNTELEYKGDLFPSNIISFTKDVDTLHFYASNGVILQMTIVRDSVFRFRYTTTGIFDEDFSYAITKYASRGYNELEITEDDEKYIVTTAKLVCHIHKADMRKSIYDVNDNTLLSQDELGFHWEESYEFGGDIVKMSKISQDGESYYGLGDKPVHLNLKGKRFENWVTDSYAYGKDTDPIYKAIPFYVGLHHRKAYGIFFDNTFRTYFDFAQERRNITSFWAQGGEMNYYFIYGPEMSAVVENYTDLTGKPHQLPPLWALGYHQCKWSYYPESKVKEIANTFRELKIPCDAIYLDIDYMEGFRCFTWNNEYFPNPKKMVQELADDGFKTIVIIDPGIKIDPEYSIFKEGLENGYFCKRADGPYMKGKVWPGECYFPDFTNPEVREWWSDLFRELIEETGVKGVWNDMNEPAVMEVPGKTFPNDVRHDYDGNHCSHRKAHNIYGMQMARATYQGVKKYSYPKRPFVITRAAYSGTQRYTSSWTGDNVATWEHLWIANVQAQRMSMSGFSFIGSDIGGFAEQPNGELYVRWIQLGVFHPFCRTHSSGDHGDQEPWAFDENVTDIVRKFIEIRYELLPYLYTIFWKYANEGTPMLKSLVLYDQDDTQTHYRTDEFIYGEKILVCPINEPNAKGRRMYIPRGKWYNYWNDTIVSGGKETWVDADIDFMPLFIKEGAIIPKYPVQQYVGEKEIEQVTLEVYYKEGKEKSELYEDAADGYDYIKGRYSLRSFTLVGRKDELIIQQHKSGKFITSYETFKIKLHGLPFKIQKVEVDNEEMVFEEVKMNGDNTLEISKEFTELHIIGENSSK; encoded by the coding sequence ATGATTTTAAATACTGAATTAGAATATAAAGGAGACTTGTTCCCTTCCAATATAATTTCATTTACAAAGGATGTTGACACCCTGCATTTTTATGCCAGCAACGGTGTGATATTGCAAATGACCATAGTACGCGATAGTGTATTCCGTTTCCGGTATACCACCACAGGTATTTTTGACGAAGATTTTTCCTATGCTATTACCAAATATGCCAGCAGAGGGTATAATGAACTGGAAATTACCGAAGATGATGAAAAATACATAGTTACTACGGCAAAACTGGTGTGCCATATACACAAGGCAGATATGCGTAAGTCAATTTACGATGTAAATGACAATACGCTTTTAAGCCAGGATGAATTAGGATTTCACTGGGAGGAAAGCTATGAGTTTGGCGGGGATATAGTTAAAATGAGCAAAATATCCCAGGACGGAGAAAGTTATTACGGATTGGGGGATAAGCCCGTGCACCTTAATTTGAAGGGTAAGCGTTTTGAAAACTGGGTAACCGATTCTTATGCTTACGGAAAAGATACGGACCCTATTTACAAGGCGATTCCTTTTTATGTGGGCTTACATCACCGTAAGGCCTACGGAATATTTTTCGATAACACTTTCAGGACTTATTTTGATTTTGCACAGGAAAGGAGAAATATAACAAGCTTTTGGGCACAGGGAGGGGAAATGAATTATTATTTCATTTATGGCCCTGAAATGTCTGCCGTAGTTGAGAATTATACCGATTTAACCGGAAAACCTCATCAGCTTCCACCTTTGTGGGCACTGGGATATCATCAATGCAAATGGAGTTACTATCCCGAGAGCAAGGTAAAAGAAATTGCAAATACCTTCAGAGAATTAAAAATTCCGTGTGATGCTATTTATCTTGATATTGATTATATGGAAGGGTTCCGTTGTTTTACATGGAACAACGAATATTTTCCCAACCCCAAAAAAATGGTACAGGAACTGGCCGATGACGGTTTTAAGACTATTGTAATTATAGATCCCGGTATTAAAATAGATCCTGAATACAGCATATTTAAGGAAGGCCTGGAAAACGGCTATTTCTGCAAAAGGGCTGACGGCCCTTATATGAAGGGCAAGGTGTGGCCCGGGGAATGCTATTTCCCTGATTTTACCAACCCGGAAGTAAGGGAGTGGTGGTCCGATTTATTCCGGGAACTCATAGAGGAAACAGGAGTGAAAGGGGTGTGGAACGATATGAACGAACCAGCAGTAATGGAGGTGCCGGGAAAAACCTTTCCAAATGATGTCAGGCATGATTATGACGGCAATCATTGCAGCCACAGAAAAGCCCATAATATTTACGGAATGCAAATGGCAAGGGCTACTTACCAGGGTGTAAAAAAATACTCTTATCCTAAAAGGCCGTTTGTAATTACACGGGCAGCTTACTCAGGTACGCAGCGCTATACTTCATCATGGACAGGCGATAATGTGGCTACCTGGGAACATTTATGGATAGCCAACGTGCAGGCACAGCGTATGAGTATGTCAGGATTTTCGTTTATAGGTTCGGATATAGGCGGGTTTGCAGAGCAACCAAACGGGGAGTTGTATGTGCGATGGATACAACTGGGAGTTTTCCACCCGTTCTGCCGTACGCACTCATCAGGCGACCATGGCGATCAGGAACCCTGGGCTTTTGATGAAAATGTAACGGATATTGTAAGAAAGTTTATTGAAATAAGGTATGAGTTACTCCCTTATCTGTATACCATCTTTTGGAAGTATGCCAATGAGGGGACACCGATGTTAAAATCGCTGGTGTTGTACGATCAGGATGATACGCAGACACATTACCGGACCGATGAATTTATTTACGGAGAAAAAATACTGGTATGCCCTATTAACGAACCCAATGCCAAAGGAAGGAGAATGTATATTCCACGGGGGAAATGGTATAACTACTGGAATGATACTATTGTAAGCGGAGGAAAGGAAACATGGGTTGATGCCGATATTGATTTTATGCCTCTTTTTATTAAAGAAGGAGCTATTATTCCCAAATATCCCGTGCAGCAATACGTGGGAGAAAAGGAAATTGAGCAGGTAACGCTGGAGGTTTATTATAAAGAAGGAAAAGAAAAATCGGAACTTTATGAAGATGCTGCCGACGGATACGATTATATAAAAGGAAGATACAGCTTAAGAAGTTTTACGCTGGTGGGAAGAAAAGACGAACTTATTATCCAGCAGCATAAATCGGGTAAGTTCATAACTTCGTACGAAACATTTAAAATTAAACTTCACGGATTACCGTTTAAAATACAAAAGGTTGAAGTGGATAATGAAGAAATGGTATTTGAAGAAGTAAAAATGAACGGAGATAACACACTCGAAATATCAAAAGAATTTACAGAGCTTCATATAATAGGAGAAAACAGCAGTAAATAA
- a CDS encoding MBL fold metallo-hydrolase, whose protein sequence is MTIYPIETGNFKLDGGAMFSVVPKSIWNKTNPADHNNMIDIAARSLLIEDGNKLILIDNGLGNKQSDKFFGYYYLWGNDNIDDSLQKYGFTRDDITDVFLTHLHFDHCGGSIQWNKDRTGFEPAFKNARFWSNKNHWEWAVKPNAREKASFLKENILPIEESGQLNFTELPCADSDYATHEELGFDILFVNGHTEKQMIPHLKYKDKTLVFTADLIPTVGHIPLIYLTSFDTRPLEAITEKQKFLETAVQNEYYLFFEHDAHNQICTLQQTEKGIRLKDIYTFNELFN, encoded by the coding sequence ATGACAATTTATCCTATTGAAACAGGAAATTTTAAGCTTGATGGAGGTGCAATGTTTAGTGTTGTCCCTAAAAGTATATGGAACAAAACCAATCCTGCCGACCATAATAACATGATTGATATAGCAGCACGGTCTTTATTAATTGAAGACGGTAACAAGCTTATTTTAATAGACAACGGGCTGGGAAACAAGCAAAGCGACAAATTTTTTGGCTACTATTATTTATGGGGGAATGATAATATAGACGATTCTTTACAAAAATATGGCTTTACCCGTGATGATATAACCGATGTTTTTCTTACCCACCTGCATTTTGACCATTGCGGAGGCAGTATACAGTGGAATAAAGACCGGACGGGTTTTGAGCCGGCCTTTAAGAACGCCAGGTTTTGGTCAAATAAAAATCATTGGGAATGGGCGGTAAAACCTAACGCCCGCGAAAAAGCTTCGTTTCTCAAAGAAAATATTTTACCTATAGAAGAAAGCGGTCAGTTAAATTTTACAGAGTTGCCATGCGCAGACAGTGATTATGCAACCCATGAGGAATTAGGGTTTGATATTTTATTTGTTAACGGCCATACCGAAAAACAAATGATCCCACACCTAAAATATAAAGATAAAACCCTGGTTTTTACGGCTGATTTAATTCCTACAGTTGGCCATATTCCTTTAATTTACCTCACCAGTTTTGATACACGGCCGTTAGAGGCGATTACCGAGAAACAAAAATTTCTGGAAACAGCGGTTCAAAATGAATATTATCTTTTTTTTGAACATGACGCTCATAACCAAATTTGTACTTTGCAACAAACCGAAAAAGGAATACGTCTTAAAGATATATATACATTTAATGAGTTATTTAACTAA
- a CDS encoding S8 family peptidase, with protein sequence MKIIKPLLSTALSSVFLVGCGSTVILPTPVENIDSVPIKSSDLTDNQLKQWGHMDLVKDTVPGMSVTRAYQEVLGNKKGQTVIVGVIDSGVDISHEDLDGVIWTNPKEKPNNGIDDDKNGYVDDIHGWNFLGNAVDENLEFTRILKKKDDGSEVYKAAKEEFNKEYADANEGKTRYEQILQAVNNADEVLKNHFGKEVYTKEEVAKISTEDEELQQAAAIISQMFTIKDSIAEVKEELKNGIEYFTDKLNYHLNLEFDGRAVVGDNPDDITDTNYGNNNVVGPDKEEAKHGTHVAGIIAAERNNGIGMDGVANNVKIMVVRAVPNGDEYDKDVALAIRYAADNGAKVINTSFGKYFSPHSEWVRDAIKYAASKDVLIVNAAGNEAFDLDSKNVYPNDAIDNSAEVADNFLTVGALNYKYGSDLIATFSNYGKRNVDVFAPGTKIWSTVPNSKYEFLQGTSMASPAVAGVAALIRSQYPKLTASQVKKIIMASGLNSKSNVILGGNTSEKRAFTDISTSGRMVNAYNALILADKVSRGVSNL encoded by the coding sequence ATGAAAATAATAAAACCGTTATTATCAACAGCCTTATCGTCAGTTTTTCTGGTAGGATGCGGGTCTACAGTTATTTTACCCACCCCAGTTGAAAATATAGACTCCGTACCTATTAAAAGTTCCGATTTAACTGATAACCAGTTGAAACAATGGGGGCATATGGATCTTGTAAAAGATACCGTACCCGGAATGAGTGTTACCAGGGCTTATCAGGAAGTTTTAGGAAACAAAAAAGGGCAAACAGTAATTGTGGGAGTAATTGATTCCGGGGTAGATATTTCTCATGAAGACCTGGATGGAGTTATATGGACAAACCCGAAAGAAAAGCCCAATAACGGTATAGACGATGACAAAAACGGTTATGTAGATGATATTCACGGATGGAACTTTTTAGGGAATGCTGTAGATGAAAATCTTGAGTTTACCAGAATTCTGAAAAAAAAGGATGACGGTTCGGAGGTATATAAAGCAGCCAAAGAAGAATTTAATAAAGAATATGCCGATGCCAATGAAGGTAAAACCCGTTACGAGCAAATATTACAGGCTGTAAATAATGCCGATGAGGTTTTGAAAAATCATTTTGGCAAGGAGGTATATACCAAAGAAGAAGTTGCCAAAATAAGCACCGAAGATGAAGAGCTGCAACAAGCGGCAGCAATTATCTCTCAAATGTTTACTATAAAAGATTCTATAGCCGAAGTAAAAGAAGAATTAAAAAACGGCATAGAATATTTTACTGATAAGCTTAACTATCATTTAAATCTTGAATTTGACGGAAGAGCCGTAGTGGGAGATAACCCTGATGATATTACCGACACTAATTACGGAAACAACAACGTAGTAGGTCCAGATAAAGAAGAGGCAAAACACGGTACCCACGTAGCCGGAATTATTGCTGCCGAAAGAAATAACGGTATAGGAATGGACGGTGTTGCCAACAATGTAAAAATAATGGTGGTAAGGGCTGTTCCGAATGGTGATGAATATGATAAAGATGTTGCGTTAGCGATCCGGTATGCTGCCGACAACGGAGCAAAAGTTATAAATACAAGTTTCGGAAAGTATTTTTCTCCACATTCAGAATGGGTTAGAGATGCTATTAAATATGCTGCTTCAAAAGATGTTTTAATAGTGAATGCAGCAGGTAACGAAGCATTTGATTTAGACAGTAAAAACGTATATCCTAACGATGCTATTGACAATAGTGCCGAAGTTGCCGATAATTTCTTAACCGTAGGGGCTTTAAACTATAAATATGGTTCCGATTTAATCGCAACGTTTTCTAATTACGGTAAAAGAAATGTAGATGTTTTTGCACCGGGAACCAAAATATGGTCTACCGTACCTAACAGCAAATATGAGTTTTTGCAGGGAACCTCAATGGCCTCACCTGCCGTAGCCGGGGTAGCAGCTTTAATAAGGTCTCAATACCCTAAGCTTACAGCATCTCAGGTGAAAAAAATTAT